A stretch of Aphis gossypii isolate Hap1 unplaced genomic scaffold, ASM2018417v2 Contig00215, whole genome shotgun sequence DNA encodes these proteins:
- the LOC126553359 gene encoding uncharacterized protein LOC126553359 gives MELKLINSNKKYPQIAHKGFLYNFHKECSDFLRWRCSKNSSMKCPCFLKTDLNITKPTLISVNNDHVHESNENFISVTKIKNLMVEKAKLTNDLPAQIFAEVVSNVPRSILAELPKEEYLKRTIRNHRCNDPPKPTCRNEIIIEGEYREYGNQRFLLYDNGPNSDDRILMFATDNYLSLLAKSDTWFVDGNFGLAPEFFKQLYVIRVQINSVFVTSVYCILQKKSQSTYEKIFSILLKECQDHDLYPDPKFLHLDFELAVINAAKNIFGTHITINGCFYHLCQSTHRKIQKLGLSGIYKEDNNFLKYCGMIDGLAFLPQDKVLDGMTCLKEIMPPDAEDLLTYFDSYYVNGTYRRVGSASTLHFRKIPPIFSPSSWNVHNATLVGGHRTNNMTEGWNNRFSKLCGHKHPTIWKLIKKIKMEISADEAKLALDAVGDSKTVKKLGQTRTVEKRLQNLCIQIQAGNIGVLDFLTAVSHNIRKRCT, from the exons atggagttgaagttaattaattctaataaaaaataccctCAAATTGCGCATAAGggatttttgtacaatttccACAAAGAATGCTCTGATTTTCTTCGTTGGAGGTGTTCAAAAAACAGCTCTATGAAGTGtccatgttttttaaaaactgatttaaaCATAACTAAGCCAACTTTGATTTCTGTAAATAACGATCATGTGCATGaatcaaatgaaaattttatttctgtgactaaaataaaaaatctaatggTGGAAAAAGCTAAATTAACTAACGATTTACCTGCTCAAATTTTCGCGGAAGTGGTATCAAACGTACCCCGAAGTATACTCGCTGAACTGCCAAAAGAAGAGTATCTAAAAAGAACAATCAGAAACCACAGATGTAATGATCCACCTAAACCTACTTGTAGAaacgaaataattattgaag gaGAGTATCGGGAATATGGAAATCAAAGATTTTTGCTGTATGACAATGGCCCAAATTCTGATGATAGAATTTTAATGTTCGCCACTGATAATTATTTGTCTTTATTGGCCAAATCTGATACCTGGTTCGTCGACGGTAATTTTGGCCTCGCCCCggaatttttcaaacaattatacGTCATTCGTGTACAAATAAATTCCGTATTTGTGACATCAGTATACTGCATTCTGCAGAAAAAAAGTCAATCtacatatgaaaaaatatttagtattttattaaaagaatgTCAAGATCATGACTTGTACCCAGATCcgaaatttttacatttagattttgaattagCAGTCATAAATgctgcaaaaaatatttttggaactCATATTACGATTAACGgatgtttttatcatttgtgTCAATCGACACATAGAAAAATTCAGAAACTTGGTTTGTCtggtatttataaagaagataataattttctaaaatattgcgGCATGATAGATGGTTTAGCTTTCCTACCACAGGATAAAGTACTGGACGGAATGACATGTCTAAAAGAAATAATGCCTCCAGATGCAGAAGatcttttaacttattttgattcttattatgtaaatgGTACCTATAGGCGTGTAGGTTCAGCTTCTACCTTGCATTTTCGAAAAATTCCACCTATATTTTCACCTTCCTCGTGGAATGTACATAATGCCACTTTAGTAGGGGGGCATCGAACTAATAATATGACAGAAGGATGGAATAACcgattttcaaaactttgtGGACATAAGCATCCAACTATttggaaattaattaaaaaaataaaaatggaaatttcCGCAGATGAAGCAAAATTAGCTTTAGATGCTGTAGGAGATTcgaaaactgttaaaaaactAGGGCAAACTCGGACAGTAGAAAAACGTCTgcaaaatttatgtatacaaatacaagCAGGCAATATCGGTGTATTAGATTTCTTAACAGCTGTAAGCCATAATATAAGGAAGAGgtgtacctaa
- the LOC126553352 gene encoding uncharacterized protein LOC126553352 translates to MKSPDIKYEDLVTDLSKALGLGRETISKTIAEYRRTNTVSSPNKKRVKQSLFDKIDDLDRNGLRQKIHSFWLRRELPTIDKILIAVNEDPSLPNFKRSTLYSTIKKLDFVFEKRKRCSVLTERKDLIVWRRNYLYNIRKYRQEGRQIYYLDETWLNAGDCVDRVWKDNTVLSKHDEFNKRLTTGSTNPTGKGKQLIILHIGSDKGFLPGGLLCFESKKNSADYHDEMNGDNFKEWFEAILPRLEPNAIIVMDNAPYHSVKLEKYPSTRWNKAQLSEWLQSKGVILDRPFLKHELMAKVREIPQNKSYVIDKIAEDAGHTVLRLPPYYCEFNPIELAWAMVKGYAKRENTSFKIDDVRQLLHTAIERVTSENWQNFIKHVIEEEEKIWKVDDIMDELIDQMEPCVLTITGDTDSDYD, encoded by the coding sequence atgaaatcgCCGGACATCAAGTACGAAGATCTTGTTACTGATTTGTCAAAGGCCTTGGGTTTAGGTCGTGAAACAATTAGTAAGACTATCGCTGAGTACAGACGTACAAATACGGTTTCATCTCCCAACAAAAAGCGTGTTAAGCAGTCTCTTTTCGACAAAATTGATGATCTGGATCGCAATGGATTACGGCAAAAAATTCATTCATTTTGGTTGCGTCGTGAATTACCTACGAtcgacaaaatattaattgcagTAAACGAAGATCCATCGCTGCCTAATTTCAAACGATCTACTTTGTACAGTACCATCAAGAAATTGGATTTCGTGttcgaaaaaagaaaaaggtgCAGTGTGCTAACGGAGAGGAAAGATTTGATTGTTTGGCGCCGCAactatttgtacaatattcgTAAGTATCGTCAGGAAGGtcgacaaatttattatttggacGAGACGTGGTTGAATGCTGGTGATTGTGTGGACCGCGTGTGGAAGGACAATACTGTTCTTTCCAAACACGATGAGTTCAACAAAAGACTAACGACCGGGTCGACCAACCCAACTGGCAAGGGCAAGCAGCTCATAATACTCCATATTGGTTCGGACAAAGGTTTTTTGCCAGGTGGATTATTATGCTtcgaatcaaaaaaaaatagcgcCGATTATCATGATGAGATGAATGGTGATAATTTCAAGGAATGGTTTGAGGCTATTCTACCTCGACTTGAACCTAATGCCATTATTGTAATGGACAACGCACCATACCATTCCGTCAAATTGGAAAAATATCCAAGTACGCGTTGGAATAAAGCCCAATTATCGGAGTGGCTTCAATCAAAAGGTGTTATTCTTGACAGACCATTTTTGAAGCATGAACTGATGGCCAAAGTACGTGAAATACCACAAAATAAATCTTACGTAATCGATAAAATTGCAGAAGACGCAGGTCACACCGTACTCCGATTACCACCCTATTATTGCGAATTTAATCCAATTGAATTGGCATGGGCTATGGTAAAAGGTTACGCGAAACGCGAAAACACATCGTTTAAGATCGACGATGTTCGCCAACTTCTTCATACGGCAATTGAAAGGGTGACATCAGAAAATTGGCAAAATTTCATCAAACATGTTATCGAAGAAGAAGAGAAAATTTGGAAAGTCGACGATATCATGGACGAATTGATTGATCAAATGGAACCTTGTGTTTTAACAATAACGGGAGACACTGATTctgattatgattaa